DNA from Mycolicibacterium alvei:
CGGGCCCGGGATTTCCCAGGCCCACCACCAGCAGCGGCTCGGCCATCGAAAGGGTGCTTACTCGGAGGCTTCGGGAGCCTCGGCGGCCGGCTCCTCGGCGGGGGCCGCGGCAGCCTCGCCGGAGCCCTCGGAGTCGAGCTCCTCAGCGCTCGGAGCCTCGACGATGTTGACCACCAGGAGCTCGGGATCCGACACCAGCGAAACGCCCTCGGGCAGCTCGACCTGGCCGGCCAGGATCTGGGTGCCGGCCTCGACGCCCTCGATCGACACAGTCAGGTGCTCGGGGATCGACAGAGCCTCGGCCTCGATCTCGATGGTGTTGGTGTCCTGGGTGACCAGGGCGCCCGGGACGGCGTCACCCTCGATGACGATGGTGACCTCGACGTGGACCTTCTCGCCACGGCGCACGACGAGCAGGTCGGCGTGCTGGATGTTGCGGCGGATCGGGTGGATGTCCAGCGCCTTGGTCAGGGCGAGCTGCTCCTTGCCCTCGATGTCGAGGGTCAGCACGGCGTTGGTGCCCGAGTTGCGCAGCACGGCAGCGAACTCACGGGCGTTGATCTCCAGGTGCTGGGGGTCGCTGCCGTGGCCATAGAGCACGGTGGGCACGTTGCCGTCGCGGCGGGCCTGGCGCGAGGCGCCCTTGCCGGTGCGGGTACGCACGGCGGCGGTCAGTTTGTTGGGGACGTTCTTGGATGATGCGGCCTTGGCCATGGTGTTGCTCCTCTAGTTGCGGTACTGCGGTCAGATCGTCAGCACGGCAAGGGTCACAACACTTACAGAAGTTCCCGCCGATAACGGTGGTCCAGAAGGTCCACCCTCGCCGTGACGCCAGGTCAGGGTAGCAAACGACGCAGGTCGCCCCAAAATCCGGTTGAGATCGCCCAGCCGCCCCTACAGCGGATATGCCGTCTCGGTGAGTCCTTCGGACAGCTCCCAGAGCGCCTTCTGGGTGTCCGCCCGCCGGGCCAGCGGACTGCGCCCGACCGGTTGGCTGGGGCCGAACTGGCCGAACCGCGGCCCGATGAAGCTGTCTCCGGGAACGTCCTGGGACGCCGCGAACAGCGTCTGCCGGGCGCCGAAGGACGCATCGCTGGCGAAAACCCGGTTGGCGGTCGCGATCATCCGCGTGCCGAACTTGTTGCCGGTCTGGCCCTGCAGGTTGGTGGCCGAATAGCCGGGGTGGGCGGCCAGCGCGCGCACCTGCGACCCCGAGGCCGTCAGCCGGCGCTGCAACTCGGAGGTGAACATCAGGTTGGCCAGCTTGGACTGACCGTAAGCCAGCCACGCCGAATACGGCCGCGCCTTCCAGTTCAGGTCCTGCAGGCTGACCTTCCCGAACATGTGCATCAACGAGGACACCGTCACCACCCGATCGGTGATCTTGGGCAGCAGCAGATTCGTCAGCGCGAAATGCCCGAGATGGTTGGTGCCGATCTGGCTCTCGAAGCCGTCGACGGTCCGGCTCAGCGGGACCGCCATGATTCCGGCGTTGTTGACCAGTACGTCGACGCTCTCGACGGTGTCGGCGAACTCGCGCACCGAGGCCAGATCCTGCAGGTCGAGTTTGCGGACCTCGACCTGCCCACCGGTCATCGTCTCGGCGGCTGCGGTGCCCTTCTCCAGGTTGCGCACCGCGACGGTGACCTTGGCGCCGACGCGGGCCAGCTCACGCGCGGTGACGAGGCCCAGCCCGCTGTTGGCGCCGGTGACGATCACCCGGCGGCCGGAAAACGAGGGCAGGTCGGCGCTGGTCCATCCACTCATGCTGACCACCCTACGGGTGGCTCCGTCACTTCTTGGCGATGTTGAAGCCCGCGATGATCGACTCGATGTCCGGCCCCTGTGCCGCAGCCTCATCGGCGTAGGTCGTCACGGTCAGCTGGATGAGATACCGCTGCGGGGGCTGCAGCCCGTCATTCGCGATGACGACACGGTTGTAGCTCTGCATGCGCTTGCCGTTGAGGTCGTAGCTGCCCTCGATCATCGCCGACGGGAAGCCCTTCCAGTCCGCGGTGGATGCGTTGAGCTGCTTGAAGTTTTCCGACAGTTGGGCATCGGCGTAGCCGTGGTCGGCAAGGGCCTTGGGGATGTCGAAGTCACCGTGCAGGGCGAACGCCAGCATCATCGCGGTGGGGTAGGTGTCCCCCTTGGCGATCATCCGGGTGCCTGGGGCCAGGTTCGGATTGTTGTAGGTATGCCATCCCGGTGGGCTCGGCATGGTCACCGTCAGACGGGGGATCTTCTCGGGTGCGATGGACTCGCCGACGACACCGGATTCCTCCAGGAATTTCCACAGCGGCACCGGCTGCTTGTCGGGGGCGGCGGCCGGAGTCGTCGAGCTCGTGGTCCAGAGCGACTTGTAGTCAGGCGTTTCGGCGCCGCAACCGGTGACCAGCACCGCCAGTGCGCCGGCCGTGGCGAGCAGCTGTTTCACAGAATCTCGCGCACCGAATCGATCGGCCGGGCCAACCTGGTGCCCTTGTCGGTGACGACGAACGGCCGCTCGATCAGGATCGGGTTCTCAGCCATCGCATCGAGCAGTTCATCGTCGGAGGCATCGGCCAAACCCAGTTCGGCATAAAGGGATTCACGCTTGCGTACCGCGGTGCGGACATCGATTCCCGCAGCTTCGATCAGCGCGGCGATCTCGTCGCGCGTCGGCGGTGTCTTCAGGTACTGCACAACCTCAGGCTCGATCCCGTTCTCGCGCAACAGATCCAGTGTCTTGCGCGAGGTGGAGCACTTCGGATTGTGGTAGATCACGGCGGCGGGCCGCCCATCGGGCTCAGCCATCAGGCCGACCCGTCGAACAGCCCGGTCACCGAACCGTTCTCGAACACCGCGCGGATGGTGCTGGCCAACAGCGGCGCGATGGACAGTTCGGTCAGCTGTGGGAACCGCTTGTCGTCGGTGATCGGCAGCGTGTTGGTGACGATCACCTCGCGGGCGCCGCAATCGGCCAGGCGCTGGGCGGCCGGGTCGGACAGCACGCCGTGGGTCGCGGCGATCACCACGTCCTTGGCGCCGTCCTCCTTGAGCAGCTTGACCGCGCCGGCGATGGTGCCGCCGGTGTCGATCATGTCGTCGGTGAGGATGCAGGTCTTGCCCTTGACGTCGCCGACCACCCGGTTGGACACGACCTGGTTGGGTACCAGCGGGTCGCGGGTCTTGTGGATGAAGGCCAGCGGCACGCCGCCCAGCGAGTCGGCCCACTTCTCGGCGACACGCACGCGGCCCGAGTCCGGTGACACCACGACCACGTCGGAGTCGTTGTATTTGTCGGCGATGTAGCCGCACAGCAGCGACTGGGCGCGCATGTGGTCCACGGGGCCGTCGAAGAAGCCCTGGATCTGGTCGGTGTGCAGGTCGACCGAGACGATGCGGTCGGCGCCGGCGGTCTTGAGCAGGTCGGCGACCAGGCGGGCCGAGATGGGCTCGCGGCCGCGGTGCTTCTTGTCCTGCCGCGCGTACGGGTAGAACGGCAGGATCGCGGTGATCCGCTTGGCGCTACCGCGCTTGAGCGCATCGATCATGATGAGCTGCTCCATGAGCCACTGGTTCAGTGGCGCAGGATGGCTCTGCAGTACGAACGCGTCGCACCCGCGCACGGACTCGTCGAACCGGACGAAGATCTCGCCGTTGGCAAAGTCGCGGGCGGTCTGCGCCGTGACCTCGGTACCCAGTTCCTTGGCCACTTGCTCCGCCAACTCGGGGTGCGCACGCCCCGAGAACAGCATCAGGTTTTTTCGATTGTCGGTCCAGTCCGTGGCCACTTGGCTGCCTTCGCGGTTGGGGATCGATACGGGGCAATCGTACGTAGCGTTTCCGGTAGTTCGTAGCCGGGTTACCAGATTGCCAACGTGAAACGTCGGATTGCCAGGCTGTCCTGCCGCCGACCGGGGGAGTCGGAACCCTCCGATCCCTGCACGCCGAGGCGTTGACGGGTTGTCGAGGCCGGGGCGTGTCTTCCTGCTCGGCGGCTTCGGCTCAGTCGCCCTCGCCGCGGGCTTTGCGGGCAGCTTCGGCGGCGGCAGAGCCCGGACGCTTGCGCTCCACCCAGCCCTCGAAGGTGCGCTGGGCGTTGTCCGAAACCGCCAGCGCGCCGGGTGGGACGTCG
Protein-coding regions in this window:
- a CDS encoding 50S ribosomal protein L25/general stress protein Ctc — translated: MAKAASSKNVPNKLTAAVRTRTGKGASRQARRDGNVPTVLYGHGSDPQHLEINAREFAAVLRNSGTNAVLTLDIEGKEQLALTKALDIHPIRRNIQHADLLVVRRGEKVHVEVTIVIEGDAVPGALVTQDTNTIEIEAEALSIPEHLTVSIEGVEAGTQILAGQVELPEGVSLVSDPELLVVNIVEAPSAEELDSEGSGEAAAAPAEEPAAEAPEASE
- a CDS encoding oxidoreductase — encoded protein: MSGWTSADLPSFSGRRVIVTGANSGLGLVTARELARVGAKVTVAVRNLEKGTAAAETMTGGQVEVRKLDLQDLASVREFADTVESVDVLVNNAGIMAVPLSRTVDGFESQIGTNHLGHFALTNLLLPKITDRVVTVSSLMHMFGKVSLQDLNWKARPYSAWLAYGQSKLANLMFTSELQRRLTASGSQVRALAAHPGYSATNLQGQTGNKFGTRMIATANRVFASDASFGARQTLFAASQDVPGDSFIGPRFGQFGPSQPVGRSPLARRADTQKALWELSEGLTETAYPL
- a CDS encoding LpqN/LpqT family lipoprotein, which gives rise to MKQLLATAGALAVLVTGCGAETPDYKSLWTTSSTTPAAAPDKQPVPLWKFLEESGVVGESIAPEKIPRLTVTMPSPPGWHTYNNPNLAPGTRMIAKGDTYPTAMMLAFALHGDFDIPKALADHGYADAQLSENFKQLNASTADWKGFPSAMIEGSYDLNGKRMQSYNRVVIANDGLQPPQRYLIQLTVTTYADEAAAQGPDIESIIAGFNIAKK
- the arsC gene encoding arsenate reductase (glutaredoxin) (This arsenate reductase requires both glutathione and glutaredoxin to convert arsenate to arsenite, after which the efflux transporter formed by ArsA and ArsB can extrude the arsenite from the cell, providing resistance.), translated to MAEPDGRPAAVIYHNPKCSTSRKTLDLLRENGIEPEVVQYLKTPPTRDEIAALIEAAGIDVRTAVRKRESLYAELGLADASDDELLDAMAENPILIERPFVVTDKGTRLARPIDSVREIL
- a CDS encoding ribose-phosphate diphosphokinase — encoded protein: MATDWTDNRKNLMLFSGRAHPELAEQVAKELGTEVTAQTARDFANGEIFVRFDESVRGCDAFVLQSHPAPLNQWLMEQLIMIDALKRGSAKRITAILPFYPYARQDKKHRGREPISARLVADLLKTAGADRIVSVDLHTDQIQGFFDGPVDHMRAQSLLCGYIADKYNDSDVVVVSPDSGRVRVAEKWADSLGGVPLAFIHKTRDPLVPNQVVSNRVVGDVKGKTCILTDDMIDTGGTIAGAVKLLKEDGAKDVVIAATHGVLSDPAAQRLADCGAREVIVTNTLPITDDKRFPQLTELSIAPLLASTIRAVFENGSVTGLFDGSA